The Lagopus muta isolate bLagMut1 chromosome 4, bLagMut1 primary, whole genome shotgun sequence genome has a window encoding:
- the STBD1 gene encoding starch-binding domain-containing protein 1 — protein sequence MARDRGPPVLWQSPASPRLPAAALPAEARGWGWLGAGLWPALVVGLLAALVAWFWYGGNDGRGEESGEAAPAVQRARGEAEAAEDLLVSSEEVLRQAKAAALSSLQKPGEDLTAAPGSELNHTPSGTASCKSPETEQLLPKQCVTSSETDAGQRLADERDGQGESRPQVGQAGEGWCVMNLAGASGEVCKDRSEEKLCQPAESRELDHEDWEVVSEHLDWGEAGQNGSMEDSDSKEWEQGDCSDGDLKAKRVAAVPPMFQNIHVTFRVHYITHSAAQLIGVTGDHECLGQWHSYVPLKYDKDGFWSESVTLPVDTKVEWKFILVENGKVTRWEECSNRTLVTEHEDQIAHQWWGYH from the exons ATGGCCCGCGACCGCGGCCCGCCCGTGCTGTGGCAGTCCCCGGCTTCCCCGCGCCTGCCTGCAGCCGCTCTGCCGGCCGAGGCCCGCGGCTGGGGCTGGCTGGGAGCGGGGCTGTGGCCGGCGCTGGTGGTGGGGCTCCTGGCCGCCCTGGTCGCCTGGTTCTGGTACGGCGGCAACGACGGACGGGGAGAGGAGAGCGGCGAGGCGGCCCCGGCGGTCCAGCGGGCGAGGGGAGAGGCGGAGGCTGCAG AGGACCTTCTGGTGAGCAGTGAGGAAGTGCTGCGGCAGGcaaaggctgctgctctgtccaGCCTTCAGAAACCAGGAGAGGATTTGACGGCGGCACCAGGGAGTGAACTCAACCATACCCCGAGCGGTACAGCTTCCTGTAAATCTCCAGAGACCGAGCAACTGCTGCCAAAGCAGTGTGTCACCTCCTCGGAGACTGACGCTGGGCAGCGTCTGGCTGATGAACGTGATGGCCAGGGAGAATCGAGACCACAGGTGGGGCAGGCGGGTGAGGGATGGTGCGTGATGAACTTGGCTGGAGCCTCTGGTGAGGTTTGTAAGGACAGAAGTGAGGAGAAGCTGTGCCAGCCAGCCGAGAGCCGTGAATTGGACCATGAAGATTGGGAAGTTGTTTCTGAGCACCTGGACTGGGGGGAGGCTGGTCAGAATGGCAGCATGGAAGACTCAGACAGCAAAGAATGGGAACAAGGAGACTGCTCTGATGGGGACTTGAAAGCAAAGAGAGTTGCAGCGGTGCCCCCAATGTTTCAAAACATCCACGTGACTTTCCGTGTGCACTACATCACACACTCTGCTGCTCAGTTGATTGGTGTTACCGGTGACCACGAGTGTCTCGGGCAGTGGCACAGTTATGTTCCCCTCAAGTATGACAAGGATGGCTTCTGGTCTGAGTCTGTCACCTTGCCGGTGGACACCAAAGTAGAGTGGAAATTTATCTTGGTGGAGAACGGGAAGGTCACACGTTGGGAGGAATGCAGTAATAGGACCCTAGTGACTGAACACGAAGATCAAATCGCTCATCAGTGGTGGGGATACCACTGA